From Desulfitibacter alkalitolerans DSM 16504, one genomic window encodes:
- a CDS encoding AAA family ATPase: MKNNQIIAVWGNPSSGKTVTSIKMARELALKKKNVILVFCDTIAPDLMMVLPDKNTDEKSLGSLLSAPEITQEKILSKCITLDKNEYISLLGYSQGENSFTYAKYAKDRAVDLLILLRHIADYVVVDCSAFFISDLLSVTAIELADSVIRLSNCNLKALSYFNSSLPLLADRRFNTDRHIKVLSKVKADEPSELMAEKYNGVMYELPYIEEIVEQYLTGRLFGTLESKQSIKYTQTIQQIITSVLNKNLEVKQEPKPAKTKKIKEAGASFLDKVLMGMRGGRS, translated from the coding sequence ATGAAGAATAATCAAATAATTGCAGTTTGGGGTAATCCATCGTCAGGAAAAACAGTTACAAGTATTAAGATGGCCAGAGAACTAGCTTTAAAAAAGAAAAATGTCATACTGGTGTTCTGTGATACTATTGCTCCTGATTTAATGATGGTGCTTCCAGATAAAAATACAGATGAAAAGTCTTTGGGGAGCTTACTTTCGGCTCCAGAAATTACTCAAGAAAAGATTTTATCGAAATGTATTACACTGGACAAAAATGAGTATATTAGCCTGCTTGGATACTCACAGGGGGAAAATAGCTTTACTTATGCTAAATATGCTAAAGACAGAGCAGTAGATTTATTAATACTTTTACGTCATATTGCAGATTATGTAGTAGTTGATTGTTCGGCGTTTTTCATTTCTGATCTGCTTTCAGTAACTGCCATTGAATTAGCGGACAGTGTGATTCGTTTATCAAATTGTAATTTAAAGGCATTGTCCTATTTCAATTCATCCCTGCCCCTGCTTGCTGACAGACGCTTTAATACAGACAGGCATATCAAAGTGCTGTCTAAAGTAAAAGCAGATGAACCCAGTGAGCTGATGGCAGAAAAATATAATGGGGTTATGTATGAACTGCCTTATATAGAGGAAATTGTAGAACAGTATTTAACCGGACGGTTGTTTGGAACCCTTGAATCAAAGCAGAGTATCAAATATACGCAAACAATTCAACAGATAATTACTTCTGTATTGAATAAAAACTTGGAAGTGAAACAAGAACCAAAACCTGCTAAAACAAAAAAAATAAAAGAGGCAGGAGCTTCATTTTTAGATAAAGTCTTGATGGGCATGAGAGGAGGCAGGTCATGA